A section of the Papio anubis isolate 15944 chromosome 16, Panubis1.0, whole genome shotgun sequence genome encodes:
- the FITM2 gene encoding fat storage-inducing transmembrane protein 2 yields MEHLERCEWLLRGTLVRAAVRRYLPWALVASMLAGSLLKELSPLPESYLSNKRNVLNMYFVKMAWAWTFCLLLPFIALTNYHLTGKAGLVLRRLSTLLVGTAIWYICTSIFSNIEHYTGSCYQSPALEGVRKEHQSKQQCHQEGGFWHGFDISGHSFLLTFCALMIVEEMSVLHEVKTDRSHCLHTAITTLVVALGILTFIWVLMFLCTAVYFHNLSQKVSGTLFGLLGWYGTYGFWYPKAFSPGLPPQSCSLNLKQDSYKK; encoded by the exons ATGGAGCATCTGGAGCGCTGCGAGTGGTTGCTGCGGGGGACGCTGGTGCGGGCGGCCGTTCGGCGCTACCTGCCCTGGGCCCTGGTGGCCTCCATGCTGGCGGGCTCCCTCCTCAAGGAGTTGTCCCCGCTGCCCGAGAGCTACCTCAGCAACAAGCGCAACGTCCTCAACAT GTATTTTGTCAAAATGGCCTGGGCCTGGACGTTCTGTCTCCTCCTGCCTTTCATTGCCCTCACCAACTACCATCTGACCGGCAAGGCTGGCCTGGTCCTGCGGCGGCTGAGCACCCTGCTTGTGGGCACGGCCATCTGGTACATCTGCACCTCCATCTTCTCCAACATCGAACACTACACGGGCAGCTGCTACCAGTCCCCGGCCCTGGAGGGGGTCAGAAAGGAACACCAGAGCAAGCAGCAGTGCCACCAGGAAGGGGGCTTTTGGCATGGCTTTGACATCTCAGGTCACTCCTTCCTGCTGACCTTCTGCGCCCTCATGATTGTTGAAGAGATGTCCGTGCTGCATGAGGTGAAGACGGACCGAAGCCACTGCCTCCACACCGCCATCACCACCCTGGTTGTGGCCCTGGGCATTCTGACTTTCATCTGGGTGTTGATGTTTCTGTGCACAGCTGTTTATTTCCACAACTTGTCCCAGAAGGTGTCTGGCACCTTGTTCGGTTTGCTGGGCTGGTACGGGACATACGGGTTTTGGTATCCAAAAGCCTTTTCCCCAGGACTTCCTCCCCAGAGCTGTAGTTTGAATTTGAAGCAAGATAgttacaagaaataa